CGCCGGAGGAGGCCTCCCGGCTCTGGTAGCGCGACCAGTCGGCGGCGATGTTGATCCACCCGAGGCCGAAGCCGGTCATCACCATGATGAGCGCGCCGAGCACCTGCTGCAGCGAGCCGCCCTCGAGCGCGGTGAGGGCCGAGAAGTCGATGTGCCCGACGGTCAGGGCGATGTAGACGATGGTCGCGATGCCGGTCAGCCAGGTGAGCAGGGACTGCATCCGCATGATCAGGTGGTAGCCCGCCACGGAGGCGGTGACGATGAGGGCGGCGACGACGAGCATCGCGATGATCTTGGTGGGTGTCCCACCGCCCCAGCCGAGCTCGCGCATGACGGTGGCGGTCGCCAGGGTCGCCATGATCGCCAGGAAGGTCTCCCAGCCGATCGAGACGATCCACGAGACGACACCGGGGAGCTTTTGCCCCTGCACGCCGAAGGCGGCCCGGGAGATGACCATCGTCGGGGCCGAGCCCCGCTTGCCCGCGACGGCGACGAGCCCGCAGAGCAGGAAGGAGATGACGATCCCCAGCACCGAGACGACCAGCGCCTGGACGAAGGAGATCCCGAAGCCGAGGACGAAGCTGCCGTAGGAGATCCCGAAGACGGACACGTTGGCGGCGAACCACGGCCAGAAGAGGTCCGCGGGCTTGGCGGTGCGGTCGGCCTCGTCGATGATCTCGATGCCGGTGGTCTCGACCCCGGCACGACGGACCGAGTCGAGGGTGTCGCCCCTGCGGGTATCAGCGCTCATTCGGGCAGAATTGCACACGTGGACACCCTCAGGAGCCGATGGCACGCCGATGTCGTCGCACTGTGCCCGGCGGCGGACCGCTCGCTGCTCGCCGCGGAGGGGACCGACCTGCTCGATCGCTGGCTGGAGGACCACCGCTCGTACCACGACGCGGTGCACCTGGCCGAGGTCCTCGCGGCCCTCGACGAGCTGCACGAAGGGGGTGACCTCCCCGCTCGCGAGCGTCACCTGGCCGGTCTGGTGGCCTGGTACCACGACGCGGTCTACGACCCGGCTGCCGCGCCCGGTGCCAACGAGGAGGCCTCGGCGCGCCTGGCGGAGGAGCGCCTGCCGGCCATCGGGCTGCCGGCGGAGCTGACGGACACCGTGGCGATGCTGGTGCGGGAGAGCGCCACCCACGAGATGACCGCCGACGACCCGGCGACCCGCGCCTTCCACGACGCCGACCTGTGGATCCTCTCGGCACCGGCCGAGCGCTTCGACGCCTACTGCCACCAGGTCCGCATCGAGTACGGGATGTTCGCCCCCGCGGACTACGCACGCGGACGGATCGCGGTGCTGACCCCCTTCGTCGAGCGGGAGCGCCTCTACCTCACCGACCACGCGCACGAGCACTGGACCCAGCGCGCCCGGCTCAACCTGCGTCGGGAGATCGCCCGTCTCGCTGGGCCTGCGTGATCCGCAGCCCGCTGCGGATCAGCCGACGGATCAGCTCGGACCCGCTGACCTCGCTCGCCCCCGCGGCGACGACCTCGTCGTAGCGCTCGATCGGCACGTCGTAGTGGTCCTCGTCGAAGAGCTTGCGCGGGATGCCCACCCCCTCGGCGAAGGCGTGCAGCTCCTCCAGCGAGGAGTCGGACACCAGGTGGCTCCAGACGCGTCCCCAGCCGGGCCAGGTGGGCGGGTCGACAAGGATCACGCGTGGCTCACAGCGGGTCGAGGATGCGCTTGAGGAAGGCCTGGGTGCGAGGCTCCTGCGGCTCGAGGATGACCTGCTCCGGGGCGCCTCGCTCGACGACGACACCGCCGTCGATGAAGAGCACGTCGTCGGCCACCTCGCGGGCGAAGCGGATCTCGTGCGTGACGACGACCATGGTCCAGCGCTGCTCGGCCAGGTCACGCATGACGGTGAGCACCTCGCCGACGGTCTCCGGGTCGAGCGCGGAGGTCGGCTCGTCGAAGAGCACGACCGAGGGCCGCAGGGCGAGGGCCCGGGCGATGCCGACCCGCTGCTGCTGACCGCCCGAGAGCTGGAAGGGGTACTTGTCGGCGTGCTCGGACAGGCCCACCTGCTCCAGCAGTGCCTTCGCCCGCTCGCGAGCGGACTGCGGGTCCTCGCCCTGGACGACGATCGGTCCCTCGGTGATGTTGTCGAGGGTGGTCTTGTGGGCGAAGAGGTTGTGCCCCTGGAAGACGAAGCCGCTCTGCGCGGCCAGGGCGTCCTCCTGCTCACGCTGGGCGCGGGGCAGGCGGCCGTGCCGGTTGGGTGTCAGCTGCGCGAAGTCCACGCTCGCGTCACCGATGGTGATGGTGCCGGCGTCAGGGCGCTCGAGACCTCCGAGGGCCCGCAGCAGGGTCGTCTTGCCCGACCCGGAGGGACCGAGGACGACGGTCACGCCACCCTCGGGGACGTCGAAGGAGATGTCCCGCAGGACCTCCTTGTCCCCGAAGCTCTTGCGCACATTGCGCGCGGACACGACCGGCGTGCCGGACGCAGCGGGCACACGGGGCGTGGTGACGGGTGCGTCAGACGGCGACATAGCGGCTGAACCTCTCCTCGGCGCGGTCCTGCACGAGCGACAGGACGGTGCAGATGATCCAGTAGTAGAGAGCGGCGAGACCGAACATCGGCATGTACTGGAAGGTCGGGGCGGCCGCGAACCGCGCCGCCTGGGTCAGCTCGACGACGAGGATGATCGAGGTGAGTGAGGTGTCCTTGAGCAGGGAGATCAGCGTGTTGGACAAGGGTGGGATCGCGGTGCGGGTGGCCTGCGGCAGGACGATCCGTCGCATCGCGGTCGCCCGGCTCATGCCGATCGTCTGAGCCGCCTCCCACTGCCCCTTGGGGATCGACTCGACCGCCGAGCGGATCACCTCTGCCGCATAGCCACCGACGTTGAGCGACAGGGCGATGACCGCGGCGACGAAGGGCGGCAGGTCGATGCCGATCTCGGGCAACGCGTAGAAGATCAGGAACAGCTGCACGAGCAGGGGGGTGCCGCGGATGATCGAGATGTAGGCCCGGGCGATGCCGCGAGGCACGGCCGAGGTCGACATCCGGCCCAGGGCCGCAGCAAGCGCGAGAGCCAAGCCGACGACGAACGAGATCGCCGTCAGGGGGATGGTCACCTTGACTGCGGCGACGGCCATCGGCCAGGCATTGGCCTTGATGAGCTCCCATGCGCCCGGCGTGGCGTTGTCGGCGGTGAAGTACTTGTCGTAGATCGCCTGGGTGCTGCCGTCCGCTTCCATCTCGGCCAGGGCCTTGTTGATGGCGGGCATGTAGCCCGAGCCCTTCTTCGCGGCAAAAACGGACTGGGCCTTTTCGTCCGTCTCGGCCACGATCTTGACCCCCGGGTCGGGGCTGGTCGCGATGTAGTTGCGCACGGCGAGCTTGTCGTTGACGATCGCGTCGACGCGGTGCTCCTTGAGGCTGGCCATCGCCTCGTTCATGCCGTCGACGCCGATGATCTTGGCGTCGTAGTCCTTGGCGACGCCGGCCCAGCTGCTCGTGATGTTCTGCGCGGACCGCTTGCCCTTGAGATCGGTGAGCTTGGTGATGCCTTCGGGGTTGTTCTCGGCCACGACGAGGACACCCGAGGTGTCGACGTAGGGATCGGACAGGTCGTAGAGCTGCTTGCGTTCGGGGTTGACGTTGACCTGGTTGGCGACGATGTCGAAGCGCCCGGCGCCGAGGGCGGCAAACATCGAGTCCCACGGCGTCCCGACGAACTCGACCTCCACCCCGAGATGCTCGCCGACGGCCTTCATCACCTCGACGTCGAATCCGGTGAACTCGTCGCCCTTCTTGACGGAGAAGGGGGCGTACACCCCTTCGGTGCCGACCCGCAGGGGGTTGGGGATGGCGTCCGAGGCGGCGGCCGGCGCGACCGAGCCCGACCTCGGGGCCGCTGCTGCCCCGGGTGCGGACAGCAGCGCGGGGGTCAACGCGATCGCCAGGGCGAGGACGAGGTGCGCCAGGCGCCGGGGGAGCGTGATCATCAGGGGCTCAGGATATGCCCGGGGTCACAGCCGGCGCAGGGCGGTCGCGAGCACGACGGCCTCACCGATGCGGTCGGACGCATCGAGGTCGACCTCGGCCTCGATGACCCAGTCGTGGTCACCGGCAGGGTCGGCGAGGGTCTGGCGCACCCGCCACAGCCGCGCGTCGTCGACCTCGGCCGCGTCGTCGACGCCGGGCGGGCGACCCGTCGCCTCCTCGATGTGCAGGTGGTGGGGTCCGCGGGCGTCCTGGTCGGTGCCGATGCGGTCGTGCTCCTCCCAGTAGTCGCCCAGGGCGGTGTCCCAGTCGTCGTGGCGCATGACCGGTGAGCGGTCGTCGTCGGCGAGCTCGGCCGCGGCGGTCTCGATCGCGCTGAGCGCGGAGAGGTCGTCGCGCGCGGCCTTGTCCACCCGCTGCCACAGGGCGCCGCGCACCATCGCGCGGAAGGGGCCGGTGCGGGCACTCAGCGGGCGTGGCGGCGGGGCCGCGTCGCGCCCCTGGGCGAGGGCGGCGACCGAGTCCGGGTCGGCGAGCGCCTCCCACTCGTCGAGCAGCGAGCTGTCGGTCTGGCGCACGGTCTCGCCGAGCCAGTCGATGATCTCCTCCAGCTCGGGGGAGGAGTGCACATCGGGCACTGTGCGCATGAGGGTGCGGTAGGCGTCGGTGAGGTAGCGCAGGACGAGGCCCTCGCGCGGGCCGAGGGTGAAGCGCCGCACGAAGTCCGCGAAGGACATGCCCTCCTCCCACATCAGTCGCACGATCGACTTCGGGATGAGCGACTCCTCCGGCAGCCACGGGTGGGTCTGCCGGTAGGTCTCGAAGGCCGCTGCCAGCTCGTCGGCGAGCGGTCGTGGCCAGGTGATCTCCTCGAGGAGCTTCATCCGCTCCTCGTACTCGATGCCGTCGGTCTTCATCTCGGCGATCGCCTCGCCACGGGCGGCGTGCTGCTGGGCCATGAGCACGGCGAAGGGAGCCTCCAGCACCGCCTCGATGGTGGAGACCACGTCGAGGGCGTGGGTGGGGGAGTCCTCGTCGAGCAGGTCCAGAGCCGCCAGCGCGAAGGGGGCGAGCGGCTGGTTGAGCGCGAAGTCGCGCGGCAGGTCGAGGGTCAGGGCCACGGTGCGGCCGGTCTCGTCCGGCTCGGGGAGGCGCTCCAGCACACCGGAGTCGAGCAGGCTGCGGCCCAGGCGGATGGTCCGCTGCGCCAGACGGGTGCGTCCGCGAGCGTCCTCGTGGTTGTCCCGGGTGAGCCGCGAGAGCGCGGTGACCGGGTCGCCCGGGCGGGCGACGACGTTGAGGATCATCGAGTTGTCGACCTTCATCCGTGAGCGCAGCGTCTCCGGCGCATTGGTCGTCAGCTTGGTGAAGGTCTCCTCGGTCCACACGACGAAGCCCTCCGGCGGCTTCTTGCGCTGGACCTTCTTGAGCTTCTTCTCGTCGTCGCCCGCCTTGAGCAGCGCTCGGTGGTTGTCGATGACGTGCTCGGGGGCCTGCACGACGACGTAGCCCTCGGTGTCGTAGCCGGCGCGACCCGCGCGGCCGGCGATCTGGAGGAACTCGCGCACCCGCAGCACCCGGTGGCGCGACCCGTCGAACTTGGTGAGGGAGGTGAAGAGGACCGTGCGGATCGGCACGTTGATGCCGACGCCGAGCGTGTCCGTGCCGCAGATGACCTTGAGCATCCCCGCCTGGGCGAGCTGCTCGACGAGCCGTCGGTACCGCGGGAGCATGCCGGCGTGGTGCACGCCGACGCCGCGGCGCAGCATGCCGCTCAACGTCCGGCCGAAGCCCGCGGAGAAGCGGAAGCCGGCGAGCCGGTCGGCGATCGCCTGCTTCTCGTCCTTGTCGAGCAGCTTGAGCGTCTGCAGCAGCCTGGCGTGCTCGGCGGCATTGGCCTGGGTCTGGTGGACCACGTAGACCGGAGCCCGGCGCCACTCGAGGATCTCCTCGATCGTCTCCTGGATCGGGGTGAGCGCCCACGAGAAGGTCAATGGCACGGGTCGCTCGGCGTCCTTGACGACGACGACATCGCGGTCGGTGCGCTCGAGCAGGTCCTCCTCGATCGCCCGGGTGTCCCCGAGCGTCGCGGACATCAGCAGCATCTGCGCCTGCGGCAGCTCCAGCAGCGGGACCTGCCAGGCCCAGCCACGCTCGGGCTCGGCGTAGTAGTGGAACTCGTCCATGACCACGAGACCGACGTCGGCCTCGCTCCCTTCGCGCAGGGCGAGGTTGGCGAGCACCTCTGCGGTGCAGACG
The genomic region above belongs to Janibacter limosus and contains:
- a CDS encoding DEAD/DEAH box helicase — encoded protein: MAAPLTVPVGTEPDDLFERFSAWTAGRGLTLYPHQEEALLALLGDDHVVLATPTGSGKSLVATGAIAHAMAKDEVAFYTAPIKALVSEKFFDLCETFGADNVGMLTGDASVNADAPVIVCTAEVLANLALREGSEADVGLVVMDEFHYYAEPERGWAWQVPLLELPQAQMLLMSATLGDTRAIEEDLLERTDRDVVVVKDAERPVPLTFSWALTPIQETIEEILEWRRAPVYVVHQTQANAAEHARLLQTLKLLDKDEKQAIADRLAGFRFSAGFGRTLSGMLRRGVGVHHAGMLPRYRRLVEQLAQAGMLKVICGTDTLGVGINVPIRTVLFTSLTKFDGSRHRVLRVREFLQIAGRAGRAGYDTEGYVVVQAPEHVIDNHRALLKAGDDEKKLKKVQRKKPPEGFVVWTEETFTKLTTNAPETLRSRMKVDNSMILNVVARPGDPVTALSRLTRDNHEDARGRTRLAQRTIRLGRSLLDSGVLERLPEPDETGRTVALTLDLPRDFALNQPLAPFALAALDLLDEDSPTHALDVVSTIEAVLEAPFAVLMAQQHAARGEAIAEMKTDGIEYEERMKLLEEITWPRPLADELAAAFETYRQTHPWLPEESLIPKSIVRLMWEEGMSFADFVRRFTLGPREGLVLRYLTDAYRTLMRTVPDVHSSPELEEIIDWLGETVRQTDSSLLDEWEALADPDSVAALAQGRDAAPPPRPLSARTGPFRAMVRGALWQRVDKAARDDLSALSAIETAAAELADDDRSPVMRHDDWDTALGDYWEEHDRIGTDQDARGPHHLHIEEATGRPPGVDDAAEVDDARLWRVRQTLADPAGDHDWVIEAEVDLDASDRIGEAVVLATALRRL
- a CDS encoding amino acid ABC transporter ATP-binding protein, whose protein sequence is MSPSDAPVTTPRVPAASGTPVVSARNVRKSFGDKEVLRDISFDVPEGGVTVVLGPSGSGKTTLLRALGGLERPDAGTITIGDASVDFAQLTPNRHGRLPRAQREQEDALAAQSGFVFQGHNLFAHKTTLDNITEGPIVVQGEDPQSARERAKALLEQVGLSEHADKYPFQLSGGQQQRVGIARALALRPSVVLFDEPTSALDPETVGEVLTVMRDLAEQRWTMVVVTHEIRFAREVADDVLFIDGGVVVERGAPEQVILEPQEPRTQAFLKRILDPL
- a CDS encoding ABC transporter substrate-binding protein/permease, whose product is MITLPRRLAHLVLALAIALTPALLSAPGAAAAPRSGSVAPAAASDAIPNPLRVGTEGVYAPFSVKKGDEFTGFDVEVMKAVGEHLGVEVEFVGTPWDSMFAALGAGRFDIVANQVNVNPERKQLYDLSDPYVDTSGVLVVAENNPEGITKLTDLKGKRSAQNITSSWAGVAKDYDAKIIGVDGMNEAMASLKEHRVDAIVNDKLAVRNYIATSPDPGVKIVAETDEKAQSVFAAKKGSGYMPAINKALAEMEADGSTQAIYDKYFTADNATPGAWELIKANAWPMAVAAVKVTIPLTAISFVVGLALALAAALGRMSTSAVPRGIARAYISIIRGTPLLVQLFLIFYALPEIGIDLPPFVAAVIALSLNVGGYAAEVIRSAVESIPKGQWEAAQTIGMSRATAMRRIVLPQATRTAIPPLSNTLISLLKDTSLTSIILVVELTQAARFAAAPTFQYMPMFGLAALYYWIICTVLSLVQDRAEERFSRYVAV
- a CDS encoding DUF4031 domain-containing protein: MILVDPPTWPGWGRVWSHLVSDSSLEELHAFAEGVGIPRKLFDEDHYDVPIERYDEVVAAGASEVSGSELIRRLIRSGLRITQAQRDGRSPDAG
- a CDS encoding HD domain-containing protein, with the protein product MDTLRSRWHADVVALCPAADRSLLAAEGTDLLDRWLEDHRSYHDAVHLAEVLAALDELHEGGDLPARERHLAGLVAWYHDAVYDPAAAPGANEEASARLAEERLPAIGLPAELTDTVAMLVRESATHEMTADDPATRAFHDADLWILSAPAERFDAYCHQVRIEYGMFAPADYARGRIAVLTPFVERERLYLTDHAHEHWTQRARLNLRREIARLAGPA
- a CDS encoding purine-cytosine permease family protein; translated protein: MSADTRRGDTLDSVRRAGVETTGIEIIDEADRTAKPADLFWPWFAANVSVFGISYGSFVLGFGISFVQALVVSVLGIVISFLLCGLVAVAGKRGSAPTMVISRAAFGVQGQKLPGVVSWIVSIGWETFLAIMATLATATVMRELGWGGGTPTKIIAMLVVAALIVTASVAGYHLIMRMQSLLTWLTGIATIVYIALTVGHIDFSALTALEGGSLQQVLGALIMVMTGFGLGWINIAADWSRYQSREASSGAIVAWNTLGGALAPALLVAYGIGLAGSDATLSEGIAADPVGTLATILPTWYLVIFGVAAVLALVSGAVLGIYSSGLTLLSLGVRIPRPAAAGVDGLLLTLGTIYVVFFAENFLGPFQSFLITLGVPLAAWAGIFLSDLALRRRDYDEEALFDSRGRYGAVDWISVGTMVLTSIIGWGLVTNAMPDSTWNNWQGYLLKAFMGTELVEDPTGNYWNGDWSYANLGVLVALVLAFVITYIARRGVVRRQEQV